The following proteins are encoded in a genomic region of Cyclonatronum proteinivorum:
- a CDS encoding addiction module protein — protein MTSKEKLLKEALVLPLHEKSALIEDLIRSLDSPDPVIDTLWKNVAENRIDAYDDGKLLSVSVQEAIAKYKK, from the coding sequence ATGACAAGCAAAGAAAAGCTCTTAAAAGAAGCCTTGGTTTTACCTCTTCATGAAAAGTCAGCATTGATTGAAGACCTTATCCGAAGCCTTGATTCACCCGATCCGGTTATTGATACGCTCTGGAAAAACGTTGCAGAAAATCGTATTGATGCTTATGATGATGGGAAATTATTGTCTGTTTCGGTTCAGGAAGCTATAGCCAAATATAAAAAGTAA